CCCCCGGCGGTCTGCAACGCGATCTTCGCCGCCACGGGCAAACGCGTCCGCCGCCTGCCGCTCGTCCGCACCGACCTCGCATGGAGCTGACGCCGGTCCCCGCCGCCCTCCGCGAAGTTCTCTCCCGCGCTCCGCAACTCCCCGCGGAGCGCGTGCCACTCGCGCAAGCGCTCGACCGCGTGCTGCGTGAGCCTGCGCGCGCCGACCTCGACTCGCCACCCTTCGACGCCTCCGCGATGGACGGCTACGCCCTGCGCGCCGCCGACGCCCCGCAACCGCTTCGTCTCATCGGCGAATCCGCCGCCGGCGCCGCCTTTCCCGGCACCGTCGGCCCGGGCGAATGCGTCCGCATATTCACCGGCGCCCCCGTCCCCGCCGGCGCCGACTGCGTCGTGAAACAGGAGGATACCACCCGCGCCGGACCCAATGTTCGTATTACGAACATTGGGCCGTCAGGTGCCTTCATCCGCCGCCGCGGTGAAAACCGCCGCACGGGCGACATCCTCGTCCCGGCCGGCACGCGCCTCGGGCCGCCCGAACTCGCGGCGCTGGCCTCGGCCGGCGTAACTCAGCCGTCCGTCACGCTCCGCCCACGCGTGGCGCACGTCGTCACGGGCAACGAACTCGTCGCGCCCGACCGCACGCCCGCCGGCGCGCAGATCCGCGACAGCAACTCCGCCCTCATAGCCGCCCTCGTCGCCCACCACGGCGGCGAACTAACCGCCCATGCCCACCTGCCTGACGACCTCGCCCCCGCGCAGGCTGCGCTCGCGGCGCTGCCCGAACATGATGTGCTGCTCATTTCCGGCGGCGCCAGCCTCGGCGACCACGACTTCGCGCGGCCGGCCCTAACGGCCCTCGGTTACACGCTGCACTTCC
The DNA window shown above is from Oleiharenicola lentus and carries:
- a CDS encoding molybdopterin molybdotransferase MoeA; this encodes MELTPVPAALREVLSRAPQLPAERVPLAQALDRVLREPARADLDSPPFDASAMDGYALRAADAPQPLRLIGESAAGAAFPGTVGPGECVRIFTGAPVPAGADCVVKQEDTTRAGPNVRITNIGPSGAFIRRRGENRRTGDILVPAGTRLGPPELAALASAGVTQPSVTLRPRVAHVVTGNELVAPDRTPAGAQIRDSNSALIAALVAHHGGELTAHAHLPDDLAPAQAALAALPEHDVLLISGGASLGDHDFARPALTALGYTLHFQQVNLRPGKPLVFASRGDRLAFALPGNPVSHWVTFNLFVAPLLQKLATGLDAGPTRLRGRLAPGGPLPPPDARQTIWPARVALVDGEPHVTLLTLASSGDSSGLVGANALVPLPANGLDPAQPIEFIDCS